In Argonema galeatum A003/A1, one DNA window encodes the following:
- a CDS encoding oligosaccharide flippase family protein: protein MAEYLFRPACFLEAFSSNVGLFALHHWLFQGTTMSLRTQVLRGGTYLVLRQGLGVIISLAGVLLLTRVIGPEKYGIYAAATSIFLYLQMLSQLGIEVYLVRREGEEQLGVYHQAFTLLLFQGLGGMLLAVLALPLLEKWVNLEGFRSVAQVLFLGLPVVLLNQVPMARLERNLDYKRVALIELFGQLVYYLVAFPMAFRGAGVWALVGGWWVQQIQSLALLYWSANYRPGFSWDLNLVKEMLGYSTGFSASMWVWQLRTLVNPLLVGRYAGAEAVGYVALAIRIIDILSFVKAATWRISIATLGRLQGDRDRLVKAVTEGMGLQILALGPLLVAASWLLPWLIPLVFGPRWLPVVQVYAFIALSNLTNSLFNMHSSALYVLRRNWEVTAFHVVHIAIFLGSAFLLVPRFGLVGYGWAEVATLAGYVAIHFYLVRYIGNPDYRLAGLWWAACTAALFVYQLGWWAALGLVAVALLPNTQQKLKDYIASLRGVKREAQS from the coding sequence GTGGCTGAATATCTTTTTAGACCCGCTTGTTTTCTGGAAGCCTTTAGTTCTAATGTCGGATTGTTTGCTTTGCACCATTGGCTTTTTCAGGGGACAACCATGAGCCTGCGGACTCAAGTATTGCGTGGAGGCACCTACCTGGTACTGCGTCAGGGACTGGGTGTAATAATCAGCTTGGCGGGAGTGCTGCTGCTCACCCGTGTCATCGGCCCTGAGAAATACGGTATCTACGCAGCCGCCACCAGTATATTTCTCTATCTTCAGATGCTCAGCCAGTTGGGAATTGAAGTTTATCTGGTGCGGCGGGAAGGGGAAGAACAACTGGGAGTATACCACCAAGCTTTCACCCTTCTGCTTTTCCAAGGACTGGGAGGAATGCTCCTAGCCGTTTTAGCGCTTCCCCTCTTAGAAAAGTGGGTGAACCTAGAAGGGTTTCGCTCTGTGGCACAAGTTTTGTTTTTGGGACTCCCAGTGGTTCTGTTGAATCAAGTACCTATGGCTCGGCTAGAGCGGAACCTGGACTACAAGCGGGTAGCTTTAATTGAGCTTTTCGGTCAGCTGGTCTATTATTTGGTGGCGTTTCCAATGGCCTTCCGGGGAGCCGGAGTATGGGCGCTGGTGGGTGGATGGTGGGTTCAGCAAATCCAGTCTCTAGCACTCCTGTACTGGAGTGCCAACTACCGTCCCGGTTTTTCCTGGGATCTGAATTTAGTTAAGGAAATGCTGGGCTACAGCACCGGCTTCTCCGCCTCAATGTGGGTGTGGCAGCTGCGTACCTTAGTCAACCCGTTGCTGGTAGGGCGGTACGCTGGGGCAGAGGCAGTGGGATACGTAGCCTTAGCCATCCGCATAATAGACATTCTCAGTTTCGTAAAAGCGGCAACCTGGCGGATTTCCATTGCCACCTTAGGTCGCTTGCAGGGCGATCGAGACCGACTGGTGAAAGCCGTGACCGAAGGCATGGGTCTCCAGATTTTAGCTTTGGGCCCTCTCCTAGTAGCGGCCAGCTGGCTTTTGCCTTGGCTGATTCCTCTAGTGTTTGGTCCGCGCTGGCTTCCAGTGGTGCAGGTTTATGCTTTTATCGCCTTGAGCAATCTGACCAACTCGCTGTTCAATATGCACTCCTCAGCTCTCTACGTGCTCCGGCGTAACTGGGAGGTTACAGCCTTTCATGTGGTGCATATAGCCATTTTTCTAGGGTCGGCATTCCTGCTGGTGCCCCGTTTCGGGTTAGTGGGGTACGGCTGGGCCGAGGTGGCGACCTTGGCTGGTTATGTTGCGATCCACTTCTACCTGGTGCGCTATATTGGCAATCCCGACTATCGGCTGGCTGGTTTGTGGTGGGCTGCCTGTACAGCGGCTTTGTTTGTTTATCAGTTAGGATGGTGGGCGGCTTTGGGCTTAGTAGCAGTGGCTTTATTGCCCAACACCCAGCAGAAGCTGAAAGATTACATTGCTAGCCTCAGGGGGGTAAAGCGCGAAGCACAATCGTAA
- a CDS encoding O-antigen ligase family protein, which produces MQLAIYAISIFFLIARFKSVVRPAMRDPFLWALMAIVVTSFSWSDFPYDSRKYGLTALLTTLFGVYLASRYSLKEQLRIVAWAVGIAAVFSLFYSLALRGAGVEQGLHPGAWRGPLMHKNMFARLMVVSALPPLLVAMNARRYRYVWWAVFGLTVVLILLSTSKTALVILITLMILVPLYKALRWSDNLAIPFFITIILVGGSIATWTVGNWENFLFSLGRDPTLSGRTYIWDAVMEKIWERPWLGYGFEAFWIEGGESSYVWRAVRYKVYQAHNGFLNLGVEIGLLGLLFFGLSILFAYIRAINWARFGKTSESLWPLIYVTFLPMYNYTESTIVEQNSIYWVLFVAITLSLKRVPMANTRSESESLRKEMAGRTSIESLP; this is translated from the coding sequence ATGCAGTTGGCGATTTATGCAATTAGCATCTTCTTTCTGATTGCACGGTTTAAAAGTGTTGTTCGTCCTGCTATGAGAGACCCATTCTTATGGGCTTTGATGGCAATTGTCGTTACCTCGTTTAGTTGGTCTGATTTCCCCTACGATTCGCGAAAATACGGTCTAACTGCACTACTGACAACCTTGTTTGGAGTGTATTTGGCTTCGCGCTATAGCTTGAAAGAGCAACTGCGAATAGTAGCGTGGGCAGTTGGCATAGCAGCAGTGTTCAGCTTATTTTATAGTCTGGCGTTGCGGGGAGCCGGGGTAGAGCAAGGGCTGCATCCGGGAGCATGGCGGGGTCCTTTGATGCACAAAAATATGTTTGCTCGCCTTATGGTTGTATCGGCGCTGCCTCCCTTGCTTGTTGCTATGAATGCTCGCAGGTATCGTTACGTTTGGTGGGCTGTTTTTGGTCTTACAGTTGTCCTGATTCTGCTTTCAACTTCAAAAACTGCCCTGGTTATTCTTATTACCCTTATGATTCTCGTGCCTCTCTACAAAGCTTTGCGGTGGAGCGATAACCTGGCTATTCCCTTCTTTATCACTATTATATTAGTGGGTGGAAGTATAGCTACGTGGACTGTGGGTAATTGGGAGAACTTTCTGTTTAGTCTGGGGCGCGATCCCACCCTCAGCGGTCGTACATACATTTGGGATGCTGTAATGGAGAAAATCTGGGAGCGCCCTTGGTTGGGCTATGGATTTGAGGCTTTCTGGATAGAAGGGGGGGAGTCATCCTATGTTTGGCGTGCAGTTCGCTATAAGGTGTACCAGGCTCACAATGGCTTTTTAAACTTAGGAGTTGAAATTGGCTTGTTAGGGCTGTTGTTTTTTGGGCTTAGTATTCTTTTCGCCTACATCCGCGCAATAAATTGGGCTCGCTTTGGTAAAACATCTGAATCTCTATGGCCGCTAATTTACGTGACGTTCTTACCAATGTATAACTACACTGAAAGTACAATTGTAGAACAAAACTCGATATATTGGGTATTATTTGTAGCAATCACCCTTTCTTTGAAGCGTGTCCCGATGGCAAATACTAGGTCGGAAAGCGAAAGCCTGAGAAAAGAAATGGCTGGTCGAACAAGCATAGAAAGCTTACCGTAA
- a CDS encoding methyltransferase domain-containing protein: MNTQVKLTESTQKLLCCPVCRSKVVWENEQFQCTNSQCKSNFPVVEGIPILIDEKSSIFSFEDFLNYKDTTFDFQSQSKIKQFVSNLLPDINANVKGKKNYDKFLDLVMQQNARPKILVVGGGIVGEGMEDILSNPAVEIISSDVSFGPCTALICDAHDIPFADNSFDGVIVQAVLEHVVDPNRCVEEIHRVLKPNGVVYAETPFMQQVHMGRYDFTRFTHLGHRRLFRKFEEISGGPVCGPGMALAWSYQYFLLSFVKNKAAKNFVKAFTRLTSFWLKYFDYFLIDKAGTFDAAAGYYFLGKKSDRVLDDRELLKLYKGIQ, encoded by the coding sequence ATGAATACCCAAGTAAAACTAACGGAAAGCACGCAAAAACTACTCTGCTGTCCGGTTTGCAGATCAAAAGTGGTCTGGGAAAACGAGCAATTTCAATGCACGAATTCCCAGTGTAAAAGTAATTTTCCGGTAGTTGAGGGGATACCTATTCTGATCGACGAAAAGTCCAGTATTTTTTCTTTTGAGGATTTTCTAAATTATAAAGATACCACGTTCGATTTCCAATCCCAATCTAAAATAAAACAGTTCGTAAGCAATCTCCTGCCTGACATTAACGCCAATGTGAAGGGAAAGAAGAATTATGACAAGTTTTTAGATCTGGTTATGCAGCAGAACGCTCGACCTAAAATTTTGGTAGTCGGTGGGGGAATAGTTGGGGAAGGAATGGAAGATATATTATCCAATCCAGCGGTGGAAATTATTAGCAGCGATGTGTCTTTTGGCCCCTGTACGGCATTGATATGCGACGCGCACGACATCCCTTTTGCCGATAACTCGTTTGATGGCGTAATTGTACAAGCTGTACTGGAACACGTTGTAGATCCAAACCGATGTGTAGAAGAAATTCATCGGGTACTTAAACCAAATGGGGTGGTTTATGCAGAAACTCCATTTATGCAGCAAGTACACATGGGTAGATATGATTTTACTCGCTTTACCCACTTAGGACATCGCCGTTTGTTCCGAAAGTTTGAAGAAATTTCTGGTGGCCCGGTGTGCGGACCGGGAATGGCACTAGCTTGGTCGTATCAATACTTTCTTTTGAGTTTCGTCAAGAACAAAGCTGCCAAAAATTTTGTCAAAGCTTTTACCAGATTGACATCGTTTTGGTTGAAATACTTTGACTATTTCTTAATTGATAAGGCGGGAACGTTTGATGCGGCAGCGGGATATTATTTTCTAGGCAAAAAGAGCGATCGCGTTCTTGACGACCGGGAACTGCTCAAACTATACAAAGGTATACAATAG
- a CDS encoding glycosyltransferase, translating to MSTVAIFIPNLFGGGVERVIINLIRAFVEQGLSVDLVLLRVEGPYLSLVPKEVRIVNLKSKRLLSSLPALVRYLKENKPSVLLSAMEDINIVALWARRLAGVSTRVVVSVHNTLSQESQNSTELKRRIAPYLTRWFYPSADAIVAVSQGSAEDLASLGLSKERIKVIYNPVVTPELFEKATESPDHSWFKPGEPPVILGVGRLEKQKDFATLIRAFAIVKQQRPVRLMILGEGKERPYLEALVQELGIAENVALPGFVANPYAYMATSAVFVLSSLFEGLPTVLIEALAAGTPVVSTDCKSGPAEILSNGEYGKLVPVGDIKGMAEAIASTLDSPPDAEALRQKAAEFSLDKAVVKYRQVLQVN from the coding sequence ATGTCTACTGTGGCAATTTTCATTCCAAACCTCTTTGGCGGTGGAGTCGAAAGAGTAATAATCAACCTGATTCGTGCTTTTGTCGAGCAAGGTTTAAGCGTAGACTTGGTTTTACTTAGGGTTGAAGGACCTTACCTATCTTTAGTACCTAAAGAGGTGCGAATCGTCAACCTGAAAAGTAAGCGGCTGCTATCAAGCCTCCCTGCGCTGGTACGCTACCTGAAAGAAAATAAACCATCAGTTCTGCTATCGGCTATGGAAGACATTAACATAGTAGCTTTGTGGGCTCGCAGGCTAGCTGGCGTATCTACCCGAGTGGTGGTGAGCGTGCATAACACGCTTTCGCAAGAATCGCAAAACTCGACTGAGTTGAAAAGGCGAATTGCACCTTACTTAACACGCTGGTTCTACCCTTCGGCGGATGCAATTGTTGCAGTATCCCAAGGGTCGGCTGAAGATTTGGCAAGTCTGGGTTTGTCAAAAGAACGTATTAAAGTGATCTACAACCCAGTGGTTACCCCAGAATTATTCGAGAAAGCCACCGAATCGCCGGATCATTCTTGGTTTAAACCTGGTGAACCTCCGGTGATTTTAGGCGTGGGACGCCTGGAAAAGCAGAAAGATTTTGCTACGCTGATTCGAGCTTTTGCTATTGTGAAACAACAGCGTCCAGTGCGGCTGATGATTTTGGGTGAGGGGAAAGAACGACCGTACTTGGAGGCTTTGGTGCAGGAACTGGGTATAGCGGAAAATGTGGCTTTACCTGGATTTGTGGCGAACCCCTACGCTTATATGGCAACATCTGCGGTATTCGTACTGTCGTCGTTATTTGAGGGGTTGCCTACCGTACTGATTGAGGCTTTAGCAGCGGGAACCCCAGTAGTCTCTACTGACTGCAAAAGTGGCCCCGCAGAAATTTTGTCAAACGGAGAGTATGGGAAATTAGTACCCGTTGGGGATATCAAAGGTATGGCAGAAGCGATCGCTAGCACCTTAGACTCGCCTCCTGACGCTGAAGCACTGCGGCAAAAAGCGGCTGAGTTCTCGCTAGACAAGGCTGTAGTAAAGTACCGCCAGGTTTTGCAAGTAAATTAA
- a CDS encoding glycosyltransferase family 2 protein, which translates to MEDKPLVSIAINNYNYARFLGEAIDSALNQTYPHTEVIVVDDGSTDNSREIIASYGDKIIPLLKENGGQASAFNAGFAASKGDIICFLDADDMFLPEKAAEIVDAFGSSPDLGWCFHALKWVDDNGKPLNPKNSHEGESISKNGFPKREYDLRADIKKGKLKNKLAHLPSTTALCFSRSLLQQILPMPEAKRIGLNDGYLEFTAIGLSKGLMLDKELALYRVHGSNAYSMRNDRQKVQARIGTITGYWLRVKFPDFSKFANNLVGTGLGMYWRAGGVEEEYRELVKNHLASVTLPEKVEIYARAAFNYLKNTTF; encoded by the coding sequence ATGGAAGATAAACCTTTAGTTAGCATCGCTATAAATAACTACAATTACGCTCGTTTTCTAGGCGAAGCAATTGACAGCGCTCTCAACCAAACTTATCCCCATACCGAGGTAATTGTGGTGGACGACGGTTCCACCGATAACTCGCGGGAAATTATCGCCAGTTACGGGGATAAAATTATCCCGTTGCTAAAGGAAAATGGCGGACAAGCTTCGGCTTTCAACGCAGGCTTTGCAGCGAGTAAAGGAGATATTATTTGCTTTTTGGATGCCGATGATATGTTTCTGCCTGAAAAAGCGGCAGAAATCGTAGATGCGTTTGGCTCAAGCCCTGACTTGGGTTGGTGTTTCCATGCTCTTAAATGGGTGGACGACAATGGCAAACCACTCAATCCTAAAAACAGCCATGAAGGGGAATCTATTAGTAAAAACGGTTTCCCGAAGCGCGAATACGATTTGCGAGCCGACATCAAAAAAGGCAAACTAAAAAATAAATTAGCTCATCTTCCCTCTACGACTGCTCTCTGCTTTTCCCGTTCATTGCTACAGCAGATTCTGCCAATGCCGGAAGCTAAAAGAATTGGTCTTAACGATGGTTATCTGGAATTTACAGCCATAGGACTGAGTAAAGGTTTGATGTTGGATAAGGAATTAGCGCTTTATAGAGTACATGGCTCTAATGCGTATAGTATGAGGAATGACAGACAAAAGGTGCAAGCCAGGATCGGCACTATTACAGGCTATTGGCTGCGAGTTAAATTTCCTGATTTTTCTAAATTTGCTAATAATTTAGTGGGAACGGGTTTGGGTATGTATTGGCGTGCAGGAGGTGTTGAGGAAGAATATCGAGAATTGGTCAAAAATCATCTAGCTTCGGTGACGCTACCAGAGAAAGTGGAAATTTATGCTAGAGCAGCTTTTAATTATTTGAAAAATACTACATTTTAA
- a CDS encoding WD40/YVTN/BNR-like repeat-containing protein → MTLAKLIHRAVVPIFIGIMVGCTGSNQQPQARSQLTPISYATGGNGYRWANVSIGGGGFVTGIYLHPLQKDLVYIRTDVGGFYRWNAASKSWIPLNDSFPQSQQTYYGGEALAVDPNNPNIVYMAAGKYSAWQPKGSIFKSTNQGNTWTKLNIDLGMDSNDEHRWAGNRLAVDPSNSNVIFFGSRHDGLWKSSDAGKTWAKVTSFSPNLTPKIGILGIVFDKQQPGLVYANVYGDGIYKSADTGVTWSKIEGSPKQPQRIAVPSNGVLYVTHMSGVSKYANKVWSNITPDGNQAAFNALAVNPTNPNQIIVALGQSTYTKIYISSDGGATWTEKKASIKHTVPWWDDSMFSLWTSAIEFDPKIPGKVWLTDGFGIWQTENINANSVIWTNYQQGHEEIVAFALAAPPKGAALLSGVADVDGFYHNNQLNAYPSKRFDGIAQLNNANRDTHSIAYSQSDPLRVVRVGGSRWNSTYTGATSLDGGLTWTRFPSFPANTVPVRVAVSATNPNLFVVTVSKGQAIRTTDGGANWSAVSGLPNGPEGPWYWGQPLAEDKVDGNTFYYYSDGKVYRSTDGGASFSVVNSSVPSSDWYALKTVLGVKDEVWLSLDWKGLFRSIDGGKTFAKLPSIERAHLFAFGKSPTGSSTPALYLYGKVTGMGSGIFRSLDSGQTWASIGSPQNPIGGEPNVMEGSWQQFGLVFIGTNGRGIFYGTPDSSKALAALSSAEFGAGRSYNAK, encoded by the coding sequence ATGACGCTAGCGAAACTTATCCATCGGGCTGTGGTTCCTATTTTTATTGGCATTATGGTTGGCTGTACTGGTAGCAACCAACAGCCTCAAGCTCGATCGCAACTAACACCAATTTCCTATGCCACCGGAGGAAATGGGTATCGCTGGGCTAACGTATCTATAGGAGGGGGCGGCTTTGTTACGGGTATCTACCTGCATCCCCTGCAAAAGGATCTTGTTTATATCAGAACTGACGTAGGTGGTTTTTATCGTTGGAATGCAGCTTCTAAAAGCTGGATTCCATTAAATGACAGCTTTCCCCAGTCCCAGCAAACCTACTACGGCGGAGAAGCGCTAGCCGTCGATCCAAATAACCCTAATATCGTCTACATGGCGGCGGGCAAATACTCGGCGTGGCAGCCCAAAGGCTCAATTTTTAAATCCACAAATCAGGGCAACACTTGGACAAAACTGAATATAGACTTGGGGATGGACAGCAACGATGAGCATCGCTGGGCGGGAAATAGATTAGCTGTCGATCCGTCTAACTCTAATGTTATCTTTTTTGGTTCGCGGCACGATGGACTGTGGAAGTCGTCGGATGCGGGAAAGACATGGGCTAAAGTTACTTCTTTTTCCCCAAATCTTACACCAAAGATTGGCATCCTGGGCATCGTGTTTGACAAGCAGCAGCCGGGTTTAGTCTACGCCAATGTCTATGGAGACGGAATATATAAATCTGCTGACACTGGTGTTACTTGGAGCAAAATAGAGGGAAGCCCAAAGCAACCACAGCGAATAGCTGTTCCAAGCAACGGCGTATTGTATGTGACCCATATGTCCGGAGTTAGCAAATATGCGAACAAAGTTTGGAGCAATATCACGCCTGATGGCAATCAAGCCGCTTTCAATGCGTTGGCTGTTAACCCGACTAACCCCAACCAAATAATAGTAGCCTTGGGTCAGTCAACCTATACTAAAATATACATCAGTTCAGATGGCGGTGCTACTTGGACGGAGAAAAAGGCATCGATAAAGCACACCGTTCCTTGGTGGGATGACTCGATGTTTTCCTTATGGACTTCCGCTATTGAATTTGACCCAAAAATTCCGGGCAAAGTTTGGTTGACTGACGGATTTGGGATTTGGCAGACAGAAAATATCAACGCGAATTCGGTGATTTGGACTAACTATCAGCAAGGACACGAAGAAATAGTTGCTTTCGCGCTGGCCGCACCTCCTAAAGGCGCTGCATTGTTGAGCGGCGTAGCCGATGTAGACGGTTTCTACCACAACAACCAACTTAACGCTTATCCGTCCAAAAGGTTTGACGGCATTGCACAATTGAATAACGCCAATCGCGATACCCACAGCATCGCCTATTCTCAAAGCGATCCGTTGCGCGTAGTCCGCGTCGGTGGTTCCCGATGGAACTCAACCTATACAGGAGCAACTTCACTTGACGGCGGGTTGACGTGGACGAGGTTTCCTTCATTTCCAGCAAACACCGTGCCGGTGCGCGTGGCTGTATCGGCAACCAACCCAAATCTGTTCGTCGTGACTGTTAGTAAAGGTCAAGCTATTCGCACAACCGATGGGGGAGCTAACTGGAGTGCAGTATCTGGACTGCCCAATGGCCCGGAAGGCCCGTGGTATTGGGGTCAGCCTCTGGCAGAAGATAAAGTAGATGGCAATACTTTTTACTACTACAGCGACGGCAAAGTCTACCGCAGTACTGATGGGGGTGCATCTTTCAGCGTTGTCAACTCATCGGTTCCAAGCAGTGATTGGTATGCTCTGAAAACAGTTCTAGGTGTTAAAGATGAAGTTTGGCTCAGCCTGGATTGGAAGGGTTTATTTCGATCGATAGACGGAGGTAAGACATTCGCCAAGCTACCATCTATTGAAAGAGCGCATTTATTTGCTTTCGGGAAATCGCCGACGGGAAGCAGTACTCCCGCCCTTTATCTGTATGGTAAAGTGACTGGCATGGGCTCGGGCATCTTTCGTTCTCTTGATAGCGGACAAACGTGGGCAAGCATCGGTTCGCCCCAGAATCCTATCGGTGGTGAGCCTAATGTGATGGAGGGAAGCTGGCAGCAATTTGGGCTGGTCTTTATAGGCACCAACGGCAGGGGAATCTTCTACGGTACTCCGGATAGTTCTAAAGCTCTCGCTGCTTTATCTTCCGCTGAATTCGGCGCTGGGCGAAGCTACAACGCTAAGTAG
- a CDS encoding glycosyltransferase family 4 protein translates to MKVAVIGAKGLPAKQGGIEHHCEEIYSRAVDRGHEVDLFARSSYTGFDSPENYYVNGVRVVSLPCLNMGGMDALLSSGLGAHASTGKKYDIIHFHALGPALFSWLPKFATSAKIVVTCHGLDWQRAKWNKACSQLIKMGERAAVRFADEIIVVSEDLQDYFKKTYGRDTTYIPNAASSLGESDPDFTFGKSIGLEQQRYIMFLGRLVPEKCPDILIKAFQKLRSQGWKLALVGDTSDTDEYSQHLRGLAADNKDIVFTGQLKGARLAEIIRGAGLFVLPSELEGLPLAMLEAMQEGIPVLASDIPVHKQLVGRDRGMLFQVGDLNSCIRQLNWAIHRTEELAVMAKNAQKYVKENYNWDRITADTLGLYRSLLPYKYEIADTAPELPSDMAVEVGCTP, encoded by the coding sequence ATGAAAGTAGCTGTAATTGGTGCTAAAGGTTTACCAGCCAAACAAGGCGGTATCGAACATCACTGCGAGGAAATTTACTCGCGTGCGGTGGACCGGGGACACGAAGTAGATTTATTCGCCCGCTCCAGCTATACTGGCTTCGACTCGCCGGAAAATTATTACGTTAACGGCGTTCGCGTAGTTTCCCTACCCTGCTTGAATATGGGAGGAATGGACGCTTTGCTCAGTTCGGGACTCGGAGCTCACGCATCCACCGGCAAAAAATACGATATCATTCACTTCCACGCTTTAGGACCGGCTTTGTTTAGCTGGCTGCCAAAATTCGCTACCTCTGCCAAAATAGTCGTAACCTGTCACGGTTTAGATTGGCAACGGGCAAAATGGAACAAAGCTTGCAGCCAACTGATAAAAATGGGCGAACGTGCTGCTGTGCGCTTCGCCGACGAAATTATCGTAGTTTCCGAAGACCTGCAAGACTACTTCAAAAAAACATACGGTAGAGACACCACTTATATACCCAACGCCGCATCCAGCTTAGGCGAGTCAGACCCCGACTTTACTTTCGGCAAATCGATCGGATTGGAGCAGCAGCGCTATATTATGTTTCTGGGCAGACTCGTACCCGAAAAATGCCCCGACATCCTAATTAAAGCTTTCCAAAAGCTGCGATCGCAAGGATGGAAACTAGCCCTAGTCGGCGATACCAGCGATACGGACGAATATTCACAACACCTGCGCGGTCTAGCTGCCGATAATAAAGATATCGTATTCACCGGCCAACTCAAAGGTGCGCGTCTGGCAGAAATTATCCGAGGCGCTGGATTGTTCGTACTTCCTTCCGAGTTAGAAGGATTACCCCTAGCGATGTTGGAAGCAATGCAGGAAGGTATCCCCGTACTCGCCAGCGACATCCCCGTACACAAACAACTTGTAGGTCGCGATCGCGGTATGCTTTTCCAAGTTGGAGACCTCAACTCCTGCATCCGCCAACTGAATTGGGCAATCCATCGCACCGAAGAATTGGCAGTAATGGCTAAAAACGCCCAAAAATACGTAAAGGAAAACTATAACTGGGATCGCATTACCGCCGATACTTTAGGATTGTATCGATCGCTCCTACCCTACAAGTACGAAATCGCAGACACCGCACCAGAACTTCCTTCAGATATGGCCGTCGAAGTTGGATGCACCCCTTAA
- a CDS encoding glycosyltransferase family 4 protein, which translates to MNKPVLTIFYQFNPWHSSIGGIQTVIRNFVKYAPSEFGVRLVGTGHEEQPLGLGKWHEAEVAGKAIRFMPLFNIKDDNVRRLIPTTIKYAAALFGRNLASDFMHFHRLEPSVAALKWRGEKTLFIHNDIHKQMSSLGGKDAIAWRYLPAAYFAIERLLINQFSQIFSCNTESAQFYQQRYPEVADRVSYVKNTVDNEVCYPLTWEEREGRRRNLAMRMGKSEDTQFVLFAGRLHPQKDPILLVRSLAALNDPKIHLLIAGDGDLKDEISFEIDRLGLCDRVTMLGALDQAELAQLQRIASVFVLTSAYEGLPVVVLEALACGTPIVTTRCGETPKLLTTDSGVVCEEQTPVAVADALRKVLLKPGDFPVEACVKAAKPYSASAVVGAIYNEMLNRWEQRNSQSKINKKNLTGVSL; encoded by the coding sequence ATGAATAAACCTGTTTTAACGATATTTTACCAGTTTAACCCTTGGCACAGTAGTATCGGCGGTATCCAAACAGTTATACGAAATTTTGTCAAGTACGCACCGAGCGAATTTGGGGTGCGGTTGGTAGGGACAGGCCACGAGGAGCAGCCCCTGGGTCTGGGTAAGTGGCACGAAGCCGAAGTGGCGGGGAAGGCAATTCGGTTTATGCCTCTGTTCAATATCAAAGATGACAATGTTAGAAGATTAATACCTACTACTATTAAGTACGCTGCGGCTCTCTTCGGTCGTAACCTAGCCTCGGACTTCATGCACTTTCACAGACTGGAGCCGAGTGTAGCAGCGCTGAAGTGGCGTGGAGAAAAGACTCTTTTTATTCACAATGATATTCATAAGCAGATGAGTTCTCTTGGAGGGAAAGATGCGATCGCTTGGCGGTATTTGCCAGCAGCATATTTCGCTATAGAACGCCTGCTAATTAACCAGTTTTCCCAAATCTTCTCCTGCAATACCGAATCAGCGCAATTTTACCAACAGCGCTACCCAGAGGTAGCAGACCGCGTTTCCTACGTAAAAAACACAGTTGACAACGAGGTCTGTTACCCCTTGACCTGGGAAGAAAGGGAGGGGAGAAGACGCAACTTGGCTATGCGGATGGGTAAGTCGGAAGATACGCAGTTCGTTCTATTTGCGGGCCGCCTTCATCCCCAGAAAGATCCTATCCTGCTGGTACGCTCTCTAGCCGCTCTCAACGATCCGAAAATACACTTACTGATCGCAGGCGATGGAGATTTAAAGGATGAGATAAGTTTCGAGATCGATCGCCTTGGACTATGCGATCGAGTCACAATGCTCGGAGCGTTAGACCAAGCCGAACTGGCACAATTACAGCGCATAGCGAGTGTCTTCGTACTAACAAGCGCCTACGAGGGTTTACCCGTAGTCGTTCTCGAAGCACTCGCCTGCGGGACGCCAATAGTGACGACCCGATGCGGTGAAACCCCTAAGCTACTCACTACTGACAGTGGAGTAGTCTGTGAGGAACAAACACCAGTTGCAGTTGCTGACGCCTTGCGTAAAGTACTGCTAAAACCAGGCGATTTCCCAGTCGAAGCGTGCGTTAAAGCCGCGAAACCTTACTCAGCAAGCGCTGTGGTGGGTGCAATCTACAACGAAATGCTAAACCGTTGGGAACAGCGGAACTCTCAGAGCAAAATTAACAAAAAAAATTTGACAGGGGTTTCATTATGA